One Pocillopora verrucosa isolate sample1 chromosome 10, ASM3666991v2, whole genome shotgun sequence genomic window carries:
- the LOC131785678 gene encoding 3-hydroxyisobutyrate dehydrogenase, mitochondrial, with product MATVCKGNIVIRSLANRALICRLFSSGSSTQGEPIGFIGLGNMGGPMAKNLLNAGHEILVHDIFSEAVVDLKQLGAATATTPSEVASKATTIVTMLPSSPNVKEVYCGESGILSSVKPGSLLIDTSTIEPAVAKEMGEIVQGKGATFLDAPVSGGVTAAKGGTLTFMVGGEDEAYERATKILQHMGKNVIHTGAIGTGQAAKICNNLLLAVSMIGVSEATNLGIRLGLEPEMIAKVINTSSGRCWSSDTYNPCPGIIEGIPSSNNYQGGFASQLMVKDLGLAQSAATATTSPTPMGSLAHQIYRIMCNKGYAKLDFSSVFQFLKEDQQR from the exons atggCAACAGTTTGTAAGGGAAATATCGTTATCCGATCGCTAGCTAATAGAGCTCTGATCTGCCGCTTGTTTTCAA GTGGCAGTTCCACTCAG GGAGAGCCCATTGGGTTTATAGGCTTGGGAAACATGGGAGGTCCCATGGCAAAGAATTTGTTGAATGCAGGACATGAGATTTTAGTCCATGACATATTCTCAGAGGCTGTTGTAGATCTGAAACAACTGGGAGCTGCTACAGCCACCACGCCCAGTGAAGTGGCTTCCAAGGCAACCACAATAGTCACCATGTTACCTTCCAG TCCAAATGTGAAAGAAGTTTATTGTGGTGAGAGTGGTATCCTGAG TTCTGTGAAGCCTGGATCATTGTTGATTGACACAAGCACAATAGAACCAGCTGTTGCCAAGGAGATGGGTGAAATTGTACAGGGCAAAGGAGCCACGTTTCTGGATGCACCAGTATCTGGAG GGGTAACAGCAGCTAAAGGAGGAACTTTAACATTTATGGTTGGTGGTGAAGATGAAGCTTATGAAAGAGCTACAAAAATATTACAACACATGGGAAAGAATGTAATTCACACTGGAGCTATTGGCACAGGACAG GCAGCCAAGATTTGCAACAATTTGTTACTAGCTGTGAGCATGATAGGAGTTTCAGAGGCCACAAATCTAGGAATTCGGCTGGGTCTAGAACCAGAAATGATCGCCAAGGTAATTAACACAAGCAGTGGTCGTTGCTGGTCCAGTGACACTTACAATCCCTGTCCTGGAATCATTGAAGGTATCCCTTCCAGTAACAACTATCAAGGAGGATTTGCATCACAGCTTATGGTCAAG GACTTAGGTCTTGCTCAAAGTGCAGCAACTGCTACCACCAGTCCCACACCCATGGGTTCACTTGCACATCAGATTTATAGAATAATGTGCAACAAAGGGTATGCTAAGCTAGACTTTTCATCTGTGTTCCAGTTCCTGAAGGAAGATCAACAACGTTGA
- the LOC131785940 gene encoding uncharacterized protein — translation MEGERILKALLNGETDDLFEDTKNYLSPLRSPLNAKNGCKLGCKIAEESVSKYTLFSTKFLRCAIETLKKVKTKGKHLDEITNSLNLVSTLLSDTLAIENGKYLKFIPSLDQLGKTIYLIMVQLISKSQFDKAFCHASDLLKFIQVVKSWKNYDSGKMEKELSSLATRTSDALLQGAGKLEEVKVTATERASHLCVVLDWRRLSLLFQVEEVTPSSLKSLVDKTLKCGTKYQLDCGQKNVDFKYLTNFFESVFNKLMVKFGQLIIGCLDSILFVAELGFHYGRSCSKAGMSMQALDVFDKLLEISRNVIHTKNGHSKLHTPHQICCCICFIGKATILLNCSSNPTSETLDSLETVLSEGSRLLSQLLKCKGLSSSMLKVVSDSLEYFRVTLQNYSTKETKKATPLSWRICQEAMQLLKLYGTILSRHCELIKNALRKASSDNLILQYTQQLQKTTARQLTLLNFVISSYQDQLKSEEKAKVCDRSSRIYILRECFTVAQQANKVIQNALEDPDIPMSPNELRWLGSSVYNVGCVSYKSDCFAEGVPLLALACDELKIWSFGAETEEKIVLQAEEVKLLTKYALLVDCQRRAGGIRDALKTATTLVLIALKTTPDAHIIKQQVKLWASVKHELTKNLQNGEKLFERSRTLCSAFAEQEDAEGVEESQLCFVLQEELACYKTKSYDTAVEQIAVIKQIMELYLVQEDEFHHASAMLELAIALHSLGDVELEEEKSALEYCQEAGEILKQLLDSEGCKDEEGNLKACLLDRLGAVYLWQALFEHKDAMNNRATSAMQELSDSYEAEEIEDICLEQPFMASLHAALETWTALRTKSLQQDPSGKVNLDHFINPEETYCYLLITAEMFGLLKQPLKKVGALYMAASISQSFGTKDMLDSGLCALSDAVHLLCDMLDLSHASVILSHATNLMNRFEPCSTSWVQFLLAKSHYLLVTGKFSEGEDSLKEASESEVFTHKSYKSHLLKARWQSICCKYAMFPPTVHEFKIVVDPLLGSLTPLEWAIDELHKLTQMAEEIFGLDVFCTGKQMHKQEVNLSDLLARSEGSGQSLFRLSILNDLLSALLQVGQLYAHQGAVREALRQFVDGITLARQFCLPYRTMEFLINLAQLEVMQGKTEKSQFRVDQVQRILRPTMKSESKSKLSECCVQEPLFTEHPQTCECVGCLDPVLHVIFVEYLMSLSNHLALTSRPEQSLLALDVANLVCETAMYKIKHALKRLDAVVYPLETNDESSKGTKKRKGANSGRGRKQKKDAVATECSISQSMFSQHQVTLHCMNAKTLLQNGNLTKANLVLSEAMVLLHYLENVNQSTPAHLVHHKAILLHLQGVAALLGNRNLASEVSVDCNWFYKTQMNTTSCGSTEENPIVVVDDEEPELEMPRKASNRKTRTSKAVEKTSTLDNGRKKSSRAKGRGKNKKVTEEHLECEKSDANPEQKPKQQTRKPSKAICCDVGDHIQASVKQLNQAIQYFSEAFNLCQVCPPPALFSDICQGLAFCLGRSAPELTTYYLNLSMSVTLRHQAVTRTGKRIKRLAKDFSQPLPESKGDLVQLAEHLSSLSLDDSSTDNTHHKLAALVKTRNIMKFSLCANERGKLCLFTPEEISLLQNMPKEWTVCTLETFTHPVSKDRELLISRMRAGCDSAVVKINTTSGEEQSKDCIGDEVVMDLSKLFQSGVLEEFKDIMSDSIKSMNINNTAEWWALRTRLDRRMKNLLEKIEGSWLGRWRGILLGQPVSQERHESVASLARELEEKIFVMCGYRPDYHLLEVLIDSSFCLSRKETAEALIEITGMDATLPSFEKLLDEVENLTGKLFEDRDKKSNINRSGDHSAENIARHPVILILGKEIQHLPWESIPMLFDQPVTRVPSLQYLLSKLSCQRQLPEINPEKTFYALNPQNNLPNTQKMFQKWFESEDGWQGITGNAPTQEQFRSALTDHDLFIYFGHGTGREFLQGDDIQRLDCRAVTLLMGCSSGKLQVGGECEPRGMALNYLLAGCPAIVANLWDVTDKDIDRFSELLLKQWLQSGLCLSLPQVLSQSRQACKLKYLIGASPVLYGLPAYTKEQND, via the exons ATGGAGGGGGAAAGAATTCTTAAGGCGCTTCTGAATGGTGAAACAGACGATCTCTTTGAAGATACCAAG AACTACCTCTCTCCATTGCGATCACCTCTGAATGCCAAAAATGGCTGCAAGTTGGGCTGCAAAATTGCAGAAGAATCTGTGTCAAAATACACATTGTTTTCAACCAAGTTTCTGAGATGTGCTATTGAGACCTTGAAAAAGGTcaaaacaaaagggaaacaCCTTGATGAAATCACAAACTCCTTAAATTTAG TGAGTACATTGCTCAGTGACACATTAGCTATTGAGAATGGTAAATACCTCAAGTTTATTCCTTCTCTGGACCAACTTGGCAAGACGATATATTTGATTATGGTTCAGCTTATATCTAAGTCACAGTTTGACAAGGCTTTTTGTCATGCTAGTGACTTGCTCAAGTTCATTCAAGTTGTTAAATCATGGAAAAACTATGACAGTGGAAAAATGGAGAAGGAGCTCTCTTCACTTGCTACTCGAACATCTGATGCTTTGCTTCAAGGAGCAGGAAAGTTAGAGGAAGTGAAGGTAACTGCAACAGAAAGAGCATCTCATTTGTGTGTTGTTTTGGACTGGAGAAGGTTGTCATTACTTTTCCAAGTAGAAGAGGTCACACCTTCTTCACTGAAATCACTTGTGGATAAAACTTTGAAATGTGGAACAAAATATCAGCTTGACTGTGGGCAGAAGAATGTCGATTTTAAGTATCtgacaaatttctttgaatCTGTTTTTAACAAGCTCATGGTGAAGTTTGGACAACTGATCATTGGTTGTTTAGACTCAATCTTGTTTGTAGCTGAACTAGGATTTCACTATGGCAGGAGTTGCAGCAAAGCTGGAATGTCAATGCAAGCCTTAGATGTTTTTGACAAACTCTtggaaatttcaagaaatgtcATCCATACCAAGAATGGACACTCAAAGCTTCATACACCACATCAAATTTGTTGTTGCATTTGTTTCATTGGCAAGGCTACAATTTTGTTAAACTGCTCCTCAAATCCAACATCAGAAACTCTTGATTCTCTTGAAACAGTACTGTCAGAGGGAAGCAGACTACTTTCACAACTATTAAAATGCAAGGGTTTGTCATCATCAATGTTGAAAGTTGTTTCAGATTCCTTAGAGTATTTCAGAGttactttacaaaattattccaccaaagaaacaaaaaaagcaacacCCCTCtcatggagaatttgtcaagAGGCAATGCAGCTACTCAAGTTATATGGGACAATTCTGTCACGTCATTGTGAACTCATCAAGAATGCTCTGCGCAAAGCCAGCAGTGACAACTTGATTTTACAGTATACCCAACAGTTACAAAAGACCACAGCAAGACAACTGACCCTCTTGAACTTTGTAATTTCTTCTTATCAAGATCAGCTGAAAAGTGAAGAGAAGGCAAAAGTTTGTGACAGGAGTTCAAG AATTTATATCCTAAGAGAATGTTTTACAGTTGCACAACAGGCAAACAAGGTTATTCAAAATGCTCTTGAAGATCCTGACATTCCTATGTCTCCAAATGAGCTGCGATGGCTAGGTAGCAGTGTCTACAATGTAGGCTGTGTGTCCTATAAAAGTGACTGTTTTGCTGAGGGAGTGCCATTGCTGGCTCTTGCTTGTGATGAGTTAAAAATCTGGAGCTTTGGGGCTGAAACAGAGGAGAAAATTGTTCTCCAAGCTGAAGAG GTGAAGCTGCTCACAAAGTATGCCTTACTGGTTGACTGTCAAAGAAGAGCTGGAGGAATCAGGGATGCACTAAAGACTGCTACAACTCTGGTCCTGATAGCACTGAAAACAACCCCTGATGCCCACATCATAAAACAGCAAGTCAAACTGTGGGCCTCAGTGAAACATGAGCTGACAAAGAATCTTCAGAATGGAGAAAAACTGTTTGAAAGATCCAG AACCCTGTGCAGTGCATTTGCAGAGCAAGAAGATGCAGAAGGTGTTGAAGAAAGccagctttgttttgttttacaggaAGAGCTTGCTTGTTACAAGACAAAAAG CTATGACACAGCAGTAGAGCAAATTGCAGTCATCAAACAGATAATGGAGCTGTACCTTGTTCAAGAAGATGAATTCCACCATGCGTCAGCTATGTTAGAACTTGCTATAGCTTTGCATAGCCTAGGAGATGTAGAGCTTGAAGAAGAGAA ATCTGCACTTGAGTACTGTCAAGAAGCTGGGGAGATTCTAAAGCAGTTATTGGACTCAGAAGGCTGCAAAGATGAGGAGGGAAACTTGAAAGCATGTCTGCTGGATAGACTTGGTGCTGTCTATTTATGGCAGGCTTTGTTTGAGCACAAAGATGCCATGAATAACAGAGCAACTTCAGCAATGCAAGAGCTCAGTGACAGTTATGAAGCCGAAGAG ATAGAAGATATTTGCCTGGAGCAACCATTTATGGCATCACTTCATGCAGCTTTGGAAACATGGACAGCACTAAGAACCAAATCACTGCAACAAGACCCCAGTGGAAAG GTTAACCTGGACCATTTTATTAATCCTGAGGAGACATATTGTTACTTGCTTATCACAGCAGAAATGTTTGGGCTTTTAAAACAG CCCCTCAAAAAGGTTGGTGCTCTGTACATGGCTGCCAGTATATCCCAATCATTTGGTACCAAAGATATGCTAGATAGTGGATTGTGTGCCCTAAGTGATGCTGTTCACTTGTTGTGTGACATGCTGGACTTGTCACATGCTTCAGTTATTCTGTCTCATGCCACCAACCTGATGAATAGATTTGAGCCATGCAGTACATCATGGGTTCAATTCTTGTTGGCCAAGAGTCACTATTTGCTGGTGACAGGAAAG TTTTCAGAAGGAGAGGACTCTCTAAAAGAAGCATCAGAGAGTGAAGTCTTTACACACAAGAGCTATAAGTCACACCTGCTGAAAGCTAGATGGCAATCAATTTGCTGTAAATATGCAATGTTCCCACCTACAGTCCATGAATTTAAGATAGTTGTTG aTCCTCTACTTGGTTCATTGACTCCTCTGGAATGGGCCATAGATGAGCTTCATAAGCTAACACAAATGGCTGAGGAGATCTTTGGTTTGGATGTATTTTGTACTGGCAAACAGATGCACAAACAAGAGGTAAATTTGTCAG ATTTGCTAGCCAGGTCAGAGGGTTCTGGCCAAAGCCTTTTTAGACTGTCTATCCTAAATGACTTGCTGTCAGCCCTGTTACAAGTTGGTCAGCTGTATGCTCATCAGGGAGCTGTGAGGGAAGCATTGAGGCAATTTGTGGATGGAATTACACTGGCAAGGCAATTTTGCTTGCCATACAG gaCTATGGAATTTCTTATCAACCTTGCGCAGCTTGAGGTGATGCAAGGCAAGACAGAAAAGAGCCAATTTAGGGTTGATCAGGTGCAGAGAATCCTTCGACCAACTATGAAATCTGAAAGCAAGTCTAAACTCTCCGAATGTTGTGTTCAAGAACCACTGTTCACAGAACATCCACAAACATGTGAATGTGTAGGGTGCCTTGATCCTGTATTGCATGTTATCTTTGTGGAGTACTTGATGAGTCTTTCCAACCACCTTGCACTTACCTCAAGACCTGAACAATCATTGCTAGCCTTGGATGTGGCCAACTTAGTTTGTGAAACTGCtatgtataaaataaaacatgcttTAAAGAGACTTGATGCTGTTGTGTATCCTTTGGAAACCAATGATGAAAGTTCAAAgggaacaaagaaaagaaaaggagcCAATTCTGGAAGAGGGAGAAAACAGAAGAAGGATGCAGTGGCAACAGAATGCTCTATTTCACAGTCCATGTTCAGTCAGCATCAAGTTACTTTGCATTGCATGAATGCCAAGACCTTACTTCAGAATGGAAACCTTACAAAAGCCAATCTTGTGTTATCAGAAGCAATGGTGCTATTACACTATTTAGAAAATGTTAATCAGAGCACCCCAGCTCACTTGGTGCATCATAAAGCCATTTTACTCCACTTACAAGGAGTAGCAGCATTGCTTGGAAACAGGAATTTGGCTAGTGAAGTTTCTGTAGATTGTAACTGGTTTTATAAGACTCAGATGAACACCACATCTTGTGGAAGTACAGAAGAAAATCCTATTGTTGTTGTGGATGATGAAGAACCTGAGCTTGAAATGCCAAGAAAGGCTTCAAATAGAAAAACCAGGACTTCTAAAGCTGTGGAAAAAACTTCTACTTTGGATAATGGGAGGAAGAAATCCTCAAGAGCAAAGGGCAggggaaagaacaaaaaagtaacAGAGGAGCATTTAGAATGTGAGAAATCTGATGCAAATCCTGAACAAAAGCCAAAGCAACAAACTAGGAAACCATCTAAAGCTATTTGTTGTGATGTGGGTGATCATATCCAAG CTTCTGTCAAACAGCTCAATCAAGCCATCCAGTACTTCAGTGAAGCATTTAATCTCTGTCAAGTGTGTCCTCCTCCTGCCCTGTTCTCTGACATCTGTCAAGGATTAGCCTTCTGCCTTGGAAGATCAGCACCTGAACTCACAACATACTACTTGAACTTGTCCATGTCTGTTACTCTCAGACATCAAGCTGTTACCAGAACAGGAAAGAGAATAAA GAGATTAGCAAAGGATTTTTCTCAACCTTTGCCA GAGAGTAAAGGAGATCTAGTGCAGCTTGCAGAACATCTTTCTTCCTTATCACTTGATGACTCTTCAACTGATAATACTCACCATAAACTGGCAGCTCTGGTAAAGACTCGGAACATCATGAAGTTTTCTTTGTGTGCAAACGAAAGAGGAAAACTATGTCTATTTACTCCAGAAGAAATTTCCCTTTTGCAGAACATGCCTAAAG AGTGGACTGTTTGCACTTTGGAAACCTTCACACATCCAGTGAGCAAGGACAGAGAACTGCTGATCAGCAGGATGAGGGCTGGCTGTGATTCTGCTGTGGTTAAGATTAACACAACATCTGGAGAGGAACAGAGCAAGGATTGCATT gGAGATGAAGTTGTTATGGATCTTTCAAAGCTGTTCCAGTCTGGTGTATTGGAGGAGTTCAAAGATATAATGAGTGACAGCATCAAAAGTATGAACATTAACAACACAGCAGAGTGGTGGGCACTGAGGACAAGGCTTGACAGGAGAATGAAG AACCTTTTGGAGAAGATCGAAGGTTCTTGGCTTGGGAGGTGGAGAGGAATTCTTCTTGGTCAGCCTGTCAGTCAGGAACGTCATGAATCAGTAGCATCCCTAGCTAGAGAGTTGGAAGAGAAGATATTTGTCATGTGTGGATACCGACCCGATTATCATTTGCTTGAG gTCCTCATAGATTCATCATTCTGCttgtcaagaaaagaaactgcTGAAGCACTGATTGAAATTACTGGCATGGATGCAACCTTACCATCCTTTGAAAAA CTACTTGATGAAGTTGAGAACCTCACTGGCAAACTATTTGAAGACAGAGACAAGAAGAGCAACATAAACAG GTCTGGTGATCACTCTGCTGAGAACATTGCCCGCCATCCCGTAATCCTAATTCTTGGGAAA GAAATTCAGCATCTTCCTTGGGAAAGTATACCCATGCTGTTTGACCAACCTGTGACTAGGGTCCCATCTTTGCAGTATCTTTTGTCCAAG TTATCTTGTCAGAGACAGTTGCCAGAGATTAATCCTGAGAAAACATTCTATGCACTCAATCCTCAGAATAACCTGCCTAACACCCAGAAAATGTTTCAGAAGTGGTTTGAAAG TGAGGATGGATGGCAGGGTATCACTGGCAATGCTCCAACACAGGAACAGTTCAGGAGTGCTTTGACTGACCATGACCTGTTCAT ATATTTTGGTCATGGCACTGGGCGTGAATTTCTCCAGGGTGATGACATTCAGAGGTTGGATTGTCGAGCGGTCACTCTGCTTATGGGTTGCAGCTCTGGAAAATTACAG GTTGGTGGTGAGTGTGAGCCAAGAGGGATGGCATTAAACTATCTTCTTGCAGGCTG CCCAGCCATTGTTGCTAACCTGTGGGATGTTACTGACAAAGACATTGATCGCTTCAGTGAATTGTTGCTGAAACAGTGGCTTCAATCCGGGTTGTGTTTGTCATTACCACAAGTACTAAGCCAGTCACGACAAGCTTGTAAACTGAAATATCTGATAGGAGCATCTCCTGTACTTTATGGCCTTCCAGCTTACACCAAAGAACAAAATGATTAA